The window CCGCCATCCGCTCCTGCAGCTCGATTTCCGGTCGCAAAAAGAGGAACCCGTTGGGTTCCTCCACGTCGGCGTCCAGATAGGTGACGGACCCGGAGCGCCGGGCCAGGTACACGGCCAGGCTGGTGGCCAGTAGGGTCTTGCCGGTTCCGCCCTTGCCGCTGGCCAGACAGACCCGCATCGTCACCGGGGGGGCTTAATCTCCTCCAGCCCGCCTTCGCGGTAGAGCCGGAGGGTTTCTTCCACGGTCGTCGGGTCTTTGATCTTCCACATTCCCAGCCCGAGCCCCTCCAGAGCGGCCTGGGCCTTGGGTCCGAAGTCACCGGACACCACGCCCCGGGCGCCGTGCTCGGCGACGAGAGCGGCGGCTTGGGGTCCGGCGCCGTGGTCCGCATGGATCGCGGGGTTGTCGAACTCATCAACCGCGTCCCCGCTCTCGGTGTCAACGATGACGAAGTGCGGGGCCCGGCCGAAGCGCTGGTCCACATCGGCTTTCAGGCCGCCCTTTCCCGCGGCCGTGAAGGCTATCAGCATGGTCCCTCCCGGGTTTAGTGGTGATCCCCGTGGTCGTGGCCGCCCTCCCTGCCGGAGCAGGGGTCGTAGCCGCTCAGGCG is drawn from bacterium and contains these coding sequences:
- a CDS encoding NifB/NifX family molybdenum-iron cluster-binding protein is translated as MLIAFTAAGKGGLKADVDQRFGRAPHFVIVDTESGDAVDEFDNPAIHADHGAGPQAAALVAEHGARGVVSGDFGPKAQAALEGLGLGMWKIKDPTTVEETLRLYREGGLEEIKPPR